Proteins co-encoded in one Aquincola tertiaricarbonis genomic window:
- the purT gene encoding formate-dependent phosphoribosylglycinamide formyltransferase yields the protein MTVTLGTPLSPHATKVMLLGSGELGKEVLIALQRLGVETIAVDRYDNAPGQQVAHHARTITMSDPAQLRALIEAEQPQLVVPEIEAIATPVLEALEAEGRVRVIPTARAARLTMDREGIRRLAAETLGLPTSPYKFCDSQEELQAAIDGGIGYPCVVKPVMSSSGKGQSKLDGPADVGPAWQAAMAGGRVSHGRVIVEGFIDFDYEITLLTVRAQGADGQVQTHFCDPIGHIQVSGDYVESWQPHPMSPAALDKARQIAQAVTGDLGGQGLFGVELFVKGDQVWFSEVSPRPHDTGMVTMITQHQNEFELHARAILGLPVDTTLRTPGASAVIYGGVEAAGIVFDGVDEALRVPRTELRLFGKPESFAKRRMGVALAYDADVEQARVNAKQAAGRVRPRQA from the coding sequence GGAAACCATCGCGGTGGACCGCTACGACAATGCGCCCGGCCAGCAGGTGGCCCACCATGCGCGCACCATCACCATGAGCGATCCGGCGCAGCTGCGGGCGTTGATCGAGGCCGAGCAGCCGCAGCTGGTGGTGCCCGAGATCGAGGCCATCGCCACGCCGGTGCTGGAAGCCTTGGAAGCCGAAGGCCGCGTGCGCGTGATCCCCACCGCCCGCGCCGCCCGCCTGACCATGGACCGCGAAGGCATCCGCCGGCTGGCCGCCGAAACCCTGGGCCTGCCCACCAGCCCGTACAAGTTCTGCGATTCGCAGGAAGAGCTGCAGGCCGCCATCGATGGGGGCATCGGCTACCCCTGCGTCGTCAAGCCGGTGATGAGCAGCTCGGGCAAGGGCCAGAGCAAGCTGGACGGCCCGGCCGACGTGGGCCCGGCCTGGCAGGCGGCTATGGCCGGCGGCCGCGTCAGCCACGGCCGGGTGATCGTCGAAGGCTTCATCGACTTCGACTACGAGATCACGCTGCTGACGGTGCGCGCCCAGGGCGCCGACGGCCAGGTGCAGACGCACTTCTGCGACCCCATCGGCCACATCCAGGTCAGCGGCGACTATGTGGAAAGCTGGCAGCCGCACCCGATGAGCCCGGCCGCGCTGGACAAGGCCCGGCAGATCGCCCAGGCAGTGACCGGCGACCTGGGCGGCCAGGGCCTGTTCGGCGTGGAGCTGTTCGTCAAGGGCGACCAGGTGTGGTTCAGCGAGGTGAGCCCGCGCCCGCACGACACCGGCATGGTGACCATGATCACCCAGCACCAGAACGAGTTCGAGCTGCATGCCCGCGCCATCCTGGGCCTGCCGGTGGACACCACGCTGCGCACGCCCGGCGCCAGCGCGGTGATCTACGGCGGCGTGGAAGCGGCCGGCATCGTGTTCGATGGCGTGGACGAGGCGCTGCGTGTGCCGCGCACCGAGCTGCGCCTCTTCGGCAAGCCCGAGAGCTTCGCCAAGCGCCGCATGGGCGTGGCCCTGGCCTATGACGCCGACGTGGAGCAGGCCCGCGTAAACGCCAAGCAGGCCGCTGGGCGGGTGAGGCCGCGCCAAGCATGA